A single window of Methanoregula sp. DNA harbors:
- the aroE gene encoding shikimate dehydrogenase: MKRIVFTGFRGTGKTEVGKIVAEKLGLPFIDTDTQIELVTGRSIPDIFHEEGEERFRTVERQVIAGLPAEDVVISTGGGAVVNPVNMVHLRNRSVMVLLYADIDTIEKRMSSKPRPPLTGLPLREEIAEMMDRRRHHYHAAGDICIDTSETTPAAAADNVIRTMSTGTVTDDNRKAAIAFFKTGRINPVALKKLCDILTGKDRDPLTRIMGVAGYPAAHSKSPPLFNALFEKYGINCHYTLFEDPELDEIMRVARQLDVRGLSVTIPFKQEVVKHLDEVDEHAARQIGAVNTVVYACGSAIGYNTDWLGVRKPLISLKGADAVLLGAGGVATAAAYAMRDLDMKVTILNRNPDNAKKLSERFGCSYGGFEDLGRLKPDLIVNATPLGMSPDDHSPLTDDQLKSGMTVYDLVYTPPETPLILQARRLGCTTITGTEMFVEQAKEQFYLFFGIDVPEQAIRELVE, from the coding sequence ATGAAGCGGATCGTGTTTACCGGCTTTCGGGGGACCGGCAAGACCGAAGTCGGAAAGATCGTGGCAGAAAAACTCGGTCTGCCGTTTATCGACACCGATACGCAGATCGAACTGGTGACAGGGCGGTCGATCCCCGATATCTTCCATGAAGAGGGAGAAGAGCGGTTCCGGACTGTCGAGCGGCAGGTGATTGCCGGCCTTCCGGCAGAGGACGTCGTTATCAGCACCGGTGGCGGGGCGGTCGTAAACCCGGTAAACATGGTACACCTCCGGAACAGGAGCGTGATGGTGCTCCTGTATGCCGACATCGATACGATTGAAAAAAGGATGAGCAGCAAACCCCGCCCACCGCTCACCGGCCTCCCGCTGCGCGAAGAGATCGCCGAGATGATGGACCGGCGGCGGCACCATTACCACGCGGCAGGCGATATCTGTATCGATACGAGCGAAACAACGCCCGCCGCAGCGGCAGACAACGTTATCCGGACCATGAGTACCGGCACCGTCACAGACGACAACCGTAAAGCCGCGATCGCATTTTTCAAAACCGGGCGGATCAACCCGGTAGCATTAAAGAAACTGTGTGATATCCTTACCGGAAAAGACCGGGACCCGCTCACCAGGATCATGGGGGTTGCGGGGTACCCTGCCGCCCACAGCAAGAGCCCGCCACTCTTCAATGCCCTCTTTGAAAAATACGGGATCAACTGCCATTACACGTTATTTGAAGATCCCGAACTCGATGAGATCATGAGGGTGGCGCGGCAGCTTGATGTACGGGGGCTTTCAGTCACCATACCGTTCAAGCAGGAAGTAGTAAAGCACCTCGATGAGGTCGATGAGCATGCAGCCCGGCAGATCGGCGCTGTCAACACGGTAGTATATGCCTGCGGTTCGGCGATCGGATACAACACGGACTGGCTTGGGGTACGAAAGCCGCTCATCTCATTAAAAGGCGCCGATGCCGTGCTGCTGGGCGCCGGTGGTGTCGCAACAGCAGCAGCTTATGCGATGAGGGATCTGGACATGAAGGTGACCATTTTAAACAGGAATCCCGATAATGCAAAAAAACTCTCAGAGCGATTCGGCTGCTCGTACGGCGGATTTGAGGATCTGGGCAGGCTCAAACCTGACCTCATCGTAAATGCAACCCCGCTGGGCATGAGTCCCGATGACCACAGCCCGCTCACCGATGATCAGCTGAAAAGCGGCATGACGGTCTACGATCTCGTCTATACGCCCCCTGAGACCCCGCTGATCCTGCAGGCGCGCCGGCTCGGGTGTACGACGATCACCGGCACCGAGATGTTTGTCGAGCAGGCAAAAGAGCAGTTCTACCTCTTCTTCGGGATCGATGTCCCTGAACAGGCAATCCGGGAGCTGGTCGAATGA
- the aroC gene encoding chorismate synthase produces the protein MNTLGRNFRITTFGESHGKALGVVIDGCPAGLELSEQDIQPLLDRRRPGKSSLESGRAEHDKVQFLSGIFEGRTTGAPVAIVIGNENVRPEDYDALRDVFRPGHADFTYHEKYGIRDHLGGGRSSGRETVARVAAGAVAMKILSESGITVSGRVLEVHGKTSQNEIGKEILSAKEAGDSVGGIAEITANGCPAGLGDPVFGKLDAAIAGAMMGIGAVKGVEIGDGFAAAKRFGSENNDQMTGDGFMSNHAGGILGGISSGQDIVVRIAVKPTPSIAKAQQTRDIHGNEVEISVKGRHDPCIVPRIIPVAEAMLALVLADCLLEQKKYR, from the coding sequence ATGAACACGTTAGGCAGGAACTTCCGTATCACGACCTTTGGCGAGAGCCACGGGAAAGCCCTCGGCGTTGTCATCGATGGCTGCCCGGCCGGGCTGGAACTTTCAGAACAGGATATCCAGCCCCTGCTCGACCGCCGCCGGCCTGGCAAGAGTTCACTCGAGTCCGGCCGTGCCGAACATGACAAGGTGCAATTTCTCTCCGGCATTTTTGAGGGGAGGACAACCGGCGCGCCGGTTGCCATAGTCATTGGAAACGAGAATGTCCGGCCGGAGGACTATGATGCCCTCCGCGACGTTTTCCGGCCCGGGCATGCCGATTTTACGTACCATGAAAAATACGGGATCCGCGACCACCTTGGCGGAGGAAGGAGCTCCGGTCGGGAAACAGTGGCACGGGTGGCCGCAGGTGCCGTGGCCATGAAGATCCTGTCGGAAAGTGGGATCACCGTCAGCGGCCGGGTCCTTGAGGTGCACGGGAAAACATCTCAAAACGAGATCGGGAAAGAGATCCTTTCTGCAAAAGAGGCAGGTGATTCGGTCGGCGGGATTGCAGAAATTACAGCGAACGGCTGCCCGGCCGGCCTTGGCGACCCGGTCTTTGGCAAGCTGGACGCTGCAATCGCCGGCGCCATGATGGGGATCGGTGCGGTCAAAGGGGTCGAGATCGGTGACGGGTTTGCAGCAGCAAAACGGTTCGGGAGCGAGAACAACGACCAGATGACCGGGGACGGGTTTATGAGCAACCATGCCGGAGGCATTCTCGGCGGCATCTCATCCGGGCAGGACATTGTAGTGCGCATCGCGGTGAAACCGACGCCATCGATTGCAAAGGCCCAGCAGACCCGGGACATCCATGGCAATGAGGTCGAAATCTCGGTAAAGGGACGGCATGACCCGTGCATTGTCCCCCGGATTATTCCGGTTGCAGAGGCGATGCTGGCTCTGGTGCTTGCCGACTGCCTGCTGGAGCAGAAGAAGTACCGGTAA
- a CDS encoding AbrB/MazE/SpoVT family DNA-binding domain-containing protein, translated as MPDTTLVKVSSKGLVTLPKKIRSQLGIHDGDYLTISSDKNKIIFRKAKIEIDYDNPDDAWKEYTKKRLMHE; from the coding sequence ATGCCTGACACGACACTCGTCAAGGTTTCATCCAAGGGACTCGTCACCCTCCCGAAAAAGATCCGGTCCCAGCTCGGTATCCATGACGGGGATTACCTGACAATCTCTTCAGACAAGAACAAGATCATCTTTCGGAAAGCCAAAATCGAGATCGATTATGATAACCCGGACGATGCATGGAAGGAGTATACGAAGAAAAGGCTGATGCATGAATGA
- a CDS encoding type II toxin-antitoxin system PemK/MazF family toxin, with protein MNEPAQGSVVLVDFTYSNQAESKVRPALVVSNSRYNTISRDVIVMKITSRKPNMMAVSLTNKDLQEGSLNHPSYVQADGIYALEKALICDTIGIVQPEKMQEIRDLVADLFSSDSE; from the coding sequence ATGAATGAACCGGCACAGGGATCGGTTGTCCTTGTGGATTTTACTTATTCCAATCAGGCAGAGTCCAAGGTACGCCCGGCACTTGTCGTAAGCAATTCCCGGTATAACACGATCTCCCGGGATGTGATCGTCATGAAAATCACATCCCGGAAACCTAATATGATGGCGGTCAGTCTGACAAACAAGGATCTTCAGGAAGGATCGCTGAATCATCCAAGTTACGTCCAGGCTGACGGGATCTATGCCCTTGAAAAAGCACTCATCTGCGACACAATAGGTATCGTTCAGCCAGAAAAAATGCAGGAGATCAGGGATCTGGTTGCAGATCTGTTCTCTTCAGATTCCGAATAA
- a CDS encoding type I 3-dehydroquinate dehydratase translates to MKIVASLTDPCQIPAAAGADLIEIRLDLCEGDVLKRVRECREQARLPVIATLRSAEEGGRFKGDSGDWIRVIRPVLPHVDYVDIEQRFSTHADVVRAKDVAVIASYHTKDMPSLFELFGRERELRAYGDIPKVVATPRNEEDIIEMISFTHAARKPVITGVMGEGFRYARLILPLFGSEFIYCHAGAPTADGQYSVAEAKEAMKLLDR, encoded by the coding sequence ATGAAAATCGTTGCCTCGCTCACCGATCCCTGTCAGATTCCCGCAGCGGCAGGAGCCGACCTGATCGAAATACGGCTTGATCTCTGTGAGGGGGATGTTCTCAAAAGAGTCAGGGAGTGCCGGGAGCAGGCCCGGCTGCCGGTCATCGCGACGCTGCGGTCAGCTGAAGAAGGGGGCAGGTTCAAGGGCGATTCCGGGGACTGGATCCGGGTGATCCGGCCGGTCCTGCCGCACGTGGATTACGTCGATATCGAGCAGCGGTTCTCCACTCATGCAGATGTCGTCCGGGCAAAGGATGTCGCGGTCATCGCGTCCTATCACACAAAGGACATGCCCTCGCTCTTTGAACTCTTCGGGAGGGAGCGCGAGCTCCGTGCATATGGCGACATCCCCAAGGTTGTCGCGACCCCAAGGAACGAAGAGGACATCATCGAGATGATCTCGTTTACCCATGCCGCGAGAAAACCGGTAATTACCGGTGTCATGGGTGAAGGGTTCCGGTACGCCCGTCTCATCCTGCCGCTTTTTGGCTCGGAATTCATCTACTGTCATGCAGGGGCGCCTACCGCTGACGGCCAGTATTCTGTTGCTGAGGCAAAAGAGGCAATGAAACTGCTGGACCGGTAA
- a CDS encoding small multi-drug export protein: MSPVINANPAAGHGYCLFHPRHNLKNSPMEDVPVTHYFEHLGVAVIKFVLIAIVLPLLPVLAFRDSLAPTIALMTSTFLIEYGAAPIGIGMGLHPFVVLFVLTCIAVGVTLFLFDIFDMMGEHSERVARFLKDSGERARKSKILSKYGIYGLVPCVMTLGFYACPPVAWVFGWRRDMSIMMIMTGYIAVSVLTVLISLGIFDLLVK, translated from the coding sequence GTGTCCCCTGTCATCAATGCAAACCCTGCAGCAGGGCATGGATACTGTTTATTTCATCCCCGCCATAACCTTAAGAACAGCCCTATGGAGGACGTACCGGTAACCCACTATTTTGAGCACCTCGGCGTTGCGGTGATAAAATTCGTACTGATCGCCATCGTCCTGCCCCTCCTCCCCGTCCTTGCGTTCAGGGACTCCCTTGCCCCAACCATTGCCCTGATGACCAGCACCTTTCTGATCGAGTATGGCGCGGCACCCATCGGGATCGGGATGGGTCTGCACCCGTTTGTTGTCCTCTTTGTGCTCACCTGCATCGCTGTGGGCGTGACCCTTTTCCTTTTTGATATCTTTGACATGATGGGCGAACATTCAGAACGCGTCGCACGGTTTTTAAAAGATTCGGGAGAACGTGCCCGGAAATCGAAGATCCTCTCAAAATACGGCATCTACGGTCTCGTGCCCTGCGTCATGACACTTGGGTTCTATGCATGTCCGCCTGTCGCATGGGTCTTTGGCTGGCGCCGTGATATGTCCATCATGATGATCATGACCGGGTACATCGCTGTCTCGGTTCTCACGGTGCTCATCTCGCTGGGCATTTTTGACCTTCTGGTGAAATAA
- a CDS encoding U32 family peptidase codes for MLHTAFKQKDKKIPELLAPAGSPEAFRAAISAGADAVYLSGKQFGARMYARNFTGDEIEKSVAYAHVRGARVYVTVNTLVHDRELAGVGEYLVWLYSTGVDAVLVQDIGVAALAASIVPGLPLHASTQMTIHNAEGVRWAKDHGFSRVVLARELSLEETEEIARDTEGTGVGLEIFAHGALCYSYSGQCLLSSLIGGRSGNRGMCAQPCRKPYALVSGTPDRYGRPVSLRELPVAGRYLLSPKDLCTYPGLKRIVRSNVISLKIEGRMRSPEYVAIVVSAYRRALDALAQGDFKPDESDERDLTLAFNRGFTTGYLFGQRHSSLMGREQPDNRGLLVGTVTGYNTRTREVTVQKTIDIGLSAGDGVVFRFLESPGDDLGFSLNTMPVEEKGTVRFIVPGPVKNGALVFLTSSVALAARARRIINTSPSVFPRPVPVDLDVQVDKDGMVMLDGRIDMGNEKKVPVSLIPTVRLTPARTRPLTGEQFESQMRKTGGTPFAVRRFSLGYDGGMFAPVAELNRMRREFLVKALDALVRASQPPDTKIRQAQSRLKALEGRFSTDGSHLIHHVPGLPEISVYADSIAVAGAAAAAGCDTIIFEPGFYDPTRELCRRDPPQSLKEQVHAVLSVCRDAKIPLVLKLQKITGRSELDRVRALLPSLRGSGLMAVMVDSTGAAAAIRDMVPEMQLAGSAGLNVFNHLTVKSLSPWFFRLTLSPELSGDEIRDLVSLARREGCTARFELIVQGNAEAIVSADCLLQPHIRCTAGKGDCQGPGTFFGIRDNTGRIFPVRTDGACRTHVFNAVETCLLDYIPSLVQAGVGAIAIDARGRTPDYAGQMVRIYREAIGIKSLDITVARKRLIYLKEEAKRIAMGGITAGHIVRGLAES; via the coding sequence ATGTTGCATACCGCCTTTAAGCAGAAGGATAAAAAAATTCCCGAACTCCTTGCTCCTGCAGGGTCGCCGGAAGCATTCCGTGCGGCAATATCTGCCGGGGCAGATGCAGTCTACCTGAGCGGAAAACAGTTCGGCGCGCGGATGTATGCGAGGAATTTTACAGGGGACGAGATAGAAAAATCAGTTGCGTATGCCCATGTCAGGGGAGCCCGGGTTTACGTCACGGTCAATACCCTGGTCCATGACCGCGAGCTCGCGGGCGTGGGTGAATATCTCGTATGGCTCTACTCCACCGGTGTTGATGCTGTGCTGGTGCAGGACATCGGCGTTGCAGCGCTCGCCGCATCCATTGTCCCCGGCCTCCCCCTTCACGCATCGACCCAGATGACGATCCATAATGCGGAGGGAGTGCGATGGGCAAAAGACCATGGGTTTTCCCGTGTCGTCCTCGCCCGTGAACTTTCCCTTGAGGAGACAGAGGAGATCGCACGCGACACGGAAGGTACCGGGGTCGGCCTTGAAATATTTGCTCACGGTGCGCTCTGCTACAGTTATTCCGGGCAGTGCCTCCTCTCGTCGCTCATCGGGGGGCGGAGCGGCAACCGGGGGATGTGTGCCCAGCCCTGCCGGAAACCTTACGCGCTGGTCAGCGGGACACCGGACAGGTACGGTCGCCCGGTATCCTTAAGGGAACTCCCGGTTGCCGGCCGCTACCTCCTTTCTCCAAAGGACCTCTGCACTTATCCCGGACTAAAACGCATTGTCCGGTCAAATGTCATCTCGCTCAAGATTGAGGGAAGGATGAGATCGCCGGAATACGTTGCCATTGTCGTGTCAGCGTACCGCAGGGCGCTCGATGCCCTCGCACAGGGTGACTTTAAGCCGGATGAATCGGATGAACGGGACCTGACGCTCGCGTTCAACCGCGGGTTTACGACTGGATACCTTTTCGGGCAGCGGCACTCTTCGCTGATGGGCAGGGAACAGCCGGATAACCGGGGGCTCCTGGTCGGGACGGTAACCGGATACAACACCCGGACCAGGGAAGTAACGGTCCAAAAGACAATTGACATCGGACTGTCTGCGGGTGACGGGGTGGTATTCCGTTTCTTGGAGAGTCCTGGCGACGACCTCGGGTTCTCCCTCAATACCATGCCCGTTGAGGAAAAAGGCACTGTCAGGTTCATTGTCCCTGGTCCGGTAAAGAATGGCGCGCTCGTGTTTCTCACCTCCAGCGTTGCACTCGCGGCCCGGGCGCGACGGATCATCAACACGTCCCCCTCTGTTTTCCCGCGCCCGGTACCGGTCGATCTTGACGTGCAGGTGGACAAAGACGGCATGGTGATGCTTGACGGCAGGATCGACATGGGAAATGAAAAGAAGGTTCCGGTTTCACTCATCCCGACGGTCAGGTTAACACCCGCCCGCACCCGCCCGCTGACAGGGGAACAGTTCGAATCGCAGATGAGAAAGACCGGGGGGACCCCTTTTGCTGTGCGCAGGTTCAGCCTCGGTTATGATGGCGGGATGTTTGCACCCGTTGCAGAACTCAACAGGATGCGCCGGGAATTCCTTGTAAAAGCTTTGGACGCGCTCGTCAGGGCATCACAGCCTCCTGATACCAAAATCAGGCAGGCACAGAGCCGGTTGAAAGCACTGGAAGGCCGGTTCAGCACTGATGGCTCCCACCTCATACATCATGTTCCTGGACTCCCGGAAATCAGCGTGTATGCTGACAGCATCGCGGTGGCAGGGGCTGCCGCAGCAGCAGGATGCGATACCATCATCTTTGAACCCGGTTTTTATGACCCGACACGGGAATTGTGCAGGCGTGATCCCCCCCAATCACTTAAAGAACAGGTCCATGCAGTGCTTTCGGTCTGCAGGGATGCGAAAATCCCGCTGGTCTTAAAACTCCAGAAGATCACCGGGAGATCTGAACTGGACAGGGTGCGGGCGCTGCTCCCGTCACTCAGGGGAAGCGGGCTCATGGCAGTGATGGTGGATAGCACAGGGGCGGCAGCCGCAATCCGGGATATGGTGCCGGAGATGCAGCTTGCAGGGTCAGCCGGGCTCAACGTCTTCAATCACCTGACCGTAAAAAGCCTTTCACCATGGTTCTTCCGGCTTACGTTATCCCCTGAACTCTCAGGAGATGAGATACGGGATCTGGTCAGTCTTGCGCGACGGGAGGGGTGTACGGCCCGGTTTGAACTGATCGTGCAGGGAAATGCCGAAGCAATAGTCTCTGCAGACTGTCTGCTACAGCCACATATCCGGTGCACGGCAGGCAAAGGAGACTGCCAGGGACCGGGGACATTCTTTGGGATCAGGGACAACACCGGAAGGATATTTCCCGTGCGGACTGACGGCGCATGCCGGACCCATGTTTTCAATGCCGTTGAGACCTGCCTTCTTGATTATATCCCTTCGCTCGTGCAGGCCGGTGTCGGTGCAATTGCAATCGATGCGCGGGGCAGGACTCCTGACTATGCAGGACAGATGGTGCGGATCTACCGTGAGGCAATAGGAATAAAATCTCTGGACATTACGGTTGCAAGGAAGCGTCTCATCTATCTCAAGGAGGAGGCAAAGAGGATTGCCATGGGCGGGATTACGGCAGGACATATCGTCAGGGGCTTGGCAGAATCGTAA
- the tpiA gene encoding triose-phosphate isomerase, translating into MSSPLILINLKTYKEGMGTRAHAIATAAQMVAQESGVSIGVAPSYIDLHPLAHHFMIPVYAQHVDGTEPGAHTSQITAHAIKAAGANGSLVNHSERRLSLADIEASVRALKAQKLVAVVCSNNESTSAGAAALGPDYVAIEPPELIGSGVSVSKANPEIIRRSVAAVHAVNGNVKVLTGAGIQSGECVKIAVDLGTDGVLLASSVVKAPEPAVILRDLVSKL; encoded by the coding sequence ATGTCCTCACCGCTGATCCTCATCAACCTCAAAACGTACAAAGAAGGGATGGGTACCCGTGCCCATGCGATAGCCACGGCAGCGCAGATGGTCGCGCAGGAAAGTGGCGTCTCCATTGGTGTCGCACCGTCGTATATCGACCTCCACCCCCTCGCCCATCATTTTATGATCCCGGTCTATGCCCAGCATGTGGATGGCACGGAACCCGGCGCCCATACCTCGCAGATCACTGCACACGCGATCAAGGCTGCCGGTGCGAACGGTTCGCTGGTCAACCACTCGGAGCGCCGCCTGAGCCTTGCCGATATCGAGGCATCAGTCCGTGCGCTCAAAGCCCAGAAACTGGTCGCCGTCGTCTGCTCAAATAACGAGAGCACAAGTGCCGGTGCAGCAGCGCTAGGTCCGGACTATGTTGCAATCGAGCCCCCGGAGCTGATCGGCAGCGGGGTTTCGGTCTCAAAAGCCAACCCGGAGATCATCAGGCGGTCCGTTGCCGCCGTGCATGCGGTGAACGGGAACGTGAAAGTGCTGACCGGGGCAGGCATCCAGTCCGGCGAATGCGTAAAGATCGCCGTTGATCTGGGAACCGACGGGGTATTGCTCGCGTCCAGTGTCGTGAAAGCACCCGAACCGGCAGTAATTCTCAGAGACCTTGTTTCAAAGCTCTGA
- a CDS encoding CBS domain-containing protein gives MHIPTPDELRSRREMLGMKQTEIAQRAGISQSMVARIEAGNVDPRVSTLNKIITVLNSAEQKRVTALQIMHTPVIAVNPGDSITRTLDIFEKNNISQLPVIDNGVPVGCISESVIVKAIGQQRLHKVQPFYVRDFIEPGFPTVPPDMDIETVIDILQQNHAVLVIDGGAVRGVITKHDLISLLT, from the coding sequence ATGCACATCCCGACTCCCGATGAGTTACGGAGCCGGCGCGAGATGCTCGGGATGAAACAGACCGAGATAGCCCAACGCGCCGGCATCAGCCAGTCGATGGTTGCGCGGATAGAAGCAGGGAATGTGGACCCGCGGGTGAGCACGCTCAACAAGATCATCACCGTGCTCAACAGCGCGGAACAGAAACGGGTGACCGCTTTGCAGATTATGCACACACCCGTGATCGCGGTTAACCCCGGGGATTCGATCACCCGGACGCTGGATATTTTTGAAAAGAACAACATCTCCCAGTTGCCGGTGATCGATAATGGCGTACCGGTTGGCTGCATATCGGAGTCTGTCATCGTCAAGGCAATCGGGCAGCAGCGCCTCCATAAGGTCCAGCCTTTTTATGTGCGGGACTTCATCGAGCCGGGTTTTCCAACGGTTCCCCCGGATATGGATATTGAGACGGTTATCGATATCCTGCAGCAGAACCATGCGGTGCTCGTCATTGACGGTGGAGCAGTACGGGGTGTGATCACAAAGCATGACCTGATCTCCCTGCTCACCTGA
- a CDS encoding RimK-like ATPgrasp N-terminal domain-containing protein, whose translation MNERMERPGVLKPGRVSSPVAPGQVQGIFPVEREKGLLPQPVSVPATSRKNGIKTPVKRDQGLLKDSLFVIRRNDIHHVISENYYYKTEPYYTILKHELEGKQVEPRSSAVLDAYVIPLCLERAASAGVPVCEWGISQAYVPLPAILYGLNYFSTTLDYFVINDNEKAKEVIRHITNNGKYPFCYQKYPEGSEISTCIAIFGRTLGTCPAVSEHAKKIYELFHIPLVKLVFIRNGTDYALSSLSPTRYAQLSEGERVLLSAYLANQEFL comes from the coding sequence ATGAATGAACGGATGGAGCGACCGGGTGTCCTGAAACCCGGCAGGGTTTCCAGCCCGGTTGCCCCCGGACAGGTGCAGGGGATTTTTCCTGTTGAAAGGGAGAAGGGCCTTCTGCCCCAGCCCGTCAGTGTCCCCGCCACTTCCAGGAAGAACGGGATAAAAACACCGGTAAAACGGGACCAGGGGCTGCTGAAGGATTCACTCTTTGTTATCAGGCGCAACGATATCCACCACGTCATCTCTGAAAACTACTATTACAAGACAGAGCCCTACTACACGATCCTTAAGCATGAACTTGAAGGAAAACAGGTGGAGCCACGCAGCAGTGCAGTCCTCGATGCCTACGTGATCCCCCTCTGCCTTGAACGGGCAGCATCGGCCGGAGTCCCCGTATGCGAGTGGGGGATCTCGCAGGCATATGTCCCCCTCCCCGCTATCCTGTACGGGCTGAACTATTTTTCCACCACCCTTGACTATTTCGTCATCAATGATAACGAAAAGGCAAAGGAGGTGATCCGGCACATCACCAACAACGGGAAATATCCGTTCTGTTACCAGAAATATCCTGAAGGATCAGAGATCTCCACGTGCATCGCGATCTTCGGCCGGACCCTTGGCACATGCCCCGCTGTATCAGAGCATGCTAAAAAGATCTATGAGCTGTTCCATATCCCTCTGGTAAAACTGGTCTTTATCAGGAACGGCACGGACTACGCCCTCTCCTCCCTTTCACCAACCCGTTATGCGCAGCTCTCTGAAGGTGAGCGGGTTCTGCTCTCCGCATACCTTGCAAACCAGGAGTTCCTATGA
- a CDS encoding ATP-grasp domain-containing protein, with protein MSRLGIFVDRKTLSNSEQLTALIRCRDVAEGLGHNVDFIFPVDINKIKKMDALFIRARTDPMNITYVAARIASFHGIPVIDDPESIQICSDKINMYSHLKKKRVSIPETVFLSKNDLNVETVARLFDELGSPLVVKEPSTSFSLRVEKVHEVADFFKVARRFIKMSDWIVVQQFIESKYDWRVGVLDGKLLYACKYTIPSVTFKIQASVNGHLVYCGVESIPPDHVPPHVIQLGIDAGNAIGKGLYGVDIKNNNGDAYVIEVNDNPSLESGEDTCYPSVYQTLVSHLLKT; from the coding sequence ATGAGCAGGCTCGGCATCTTTGTCGACCGGAAAACCCTTTCCAATTCCGAGCAGCTCACCGCGCTCATCCGGTGCCGGGACGTAGCCGAAGGGCTTGGCCATAACGTCGATTTTATCTTCCCGGTCGATATCAACAAGATCAAAAAGATGGACGCCCTGTTCATCCGCGCCCGCACCGACCCGATGAACATCACGTATGTCGCGGCACGGATCGCCAGCTTCCACGGGATCCCGGTAATCGATGACCCGGAGTCAATCCAGATCTGTTCCGATAAGATCAACATGTATTCCCACCTGAAAAAGAAACGGGTGTCGATCCCGGAGACGGTTTTTCTCTCAAAAAATGACCTCAACGTCGAGACTGTGGCGCGCCTTTTTGACGAGCTGGGTTCCCCGCTGGTTGTCAAGGAACCATCCACCTCGTTCTCGCTGCGGGTTGAGAAAGTCCACGAGGTTGCAGATTTTTTCAAAGTGGCAAGGAGGTTCATCAAAATGTCGGACTGGATCGTAGTGCAGCAGTTCATTGAAAGCAAATATGACTGGCGTGTCGGTGTGCTTGACGGAAAACTCCTGTACGCCTGCAAATATACCATCCCCTCCGTAACCTTCAAGATCCAGGCTTCCGTGAACGGGCACCTTGTCTATTGCGGTGTTGAATCCATCCCACCGGATCATGTCCCGCCCCATGTGATCCAGCTGGGGATAGACGCGGGAAATGCCATAGGGAAGGGACTTTACGGGGTCGATATCAAAAATAATAACGGGGATGCCTACGTAATCGAAGTGAATGATAACCCATCGCTTGAAAGCGGTGAGGATACGTGTTATCCTTCGGTCTACCAGACCCTTGTCTCGCACCTCCTCAAAACGTGA